One Ctenopharyngodon idella isolate HZGC_01 chromosome 3, HZGC01, whole genome shotgun sequence genomic window, gatcacattattttcattgtttattgttaTCATACAGAAAGACCAAAAGCCAAAGTGACCATTAAACCTGATCATCATGAATTCAGTGGAGACTCAGTCACTCTCAGATGTGACATTGATGATGAAGGAGTCACTAGCTGGAGGTACTACTGGTACAAAGGAGGTTCATTCAGTTTTTCCAGTGAACTACAGGAACTCACATTCAGTTCTGTTTTTGAGTCTGACGCTGGTAAATACTCCTGTGACGGATTAGAGAGAGGAGGATCACGCAGATCACACCACAGTGATAAAGTTACACTGACAGTatcaggtgagtttgatcatcTCACACACACGtttaacatgttattaaatgatgttttattaacaatctgattatttgtaagtgtgaacttgtgaatgAGTGATTTCTCAATTTCAGATCCCAGAGCAGTTTTAAGTGTTTCTCCTCAGAAGTGGTTGACTGAAGGAGAtccagtgactctgatctgtgAGGTTAACGGCTCCTCTACAGGCTGGACATTCAGCTGGTTCACTCAAACTGTAACTGGCTCATCAGGTCAGTTATAATGTGCTTCATCTGAATTAACTGGTTTTATTGAAgtcaaatatataatttaatatgtcTGAATCCAGAAACAGACTGAGTAGGGCACATGCTTCAGTGCCCAAAACTTTCATGGGCACCAGACAGTGAAACCTACTTTGAGAACCCAATCCTCCATTACAGTCACTCCTCTGTAACAACATAAGAGCCATTGATCAACCTGAACACATTGAGTTACACCAATGTAACAGAGTTTATTCAGGTTCAAGTTTTgatacaaatgtaatttataaggGCCAAATTTAATACAAGTCATTCCTTAAGGTGTTAACTacaaattttcacttttttcagaCCTCAGAGTTCGTTATGAGCTCCTCTcagacagcagcagaagatCTGGAGGAAAATACACTGTCAGTTCTGCTGCTCTAAACCACACAGGAGTTTATGTATGtagagcagagagagaaaaaacagcctataaaacaaaatacagcaACAAACAACTACTGTGGGTCACTGGTGAGTTCATGCAGAACTTAAACGATTTTTTCATCTTTAATAAAGACAATTTCTAAATTATAGCTGTAATTGTGTTGTCAGGTGTTTCTCCTCCAGTGTCTCTGATCATCAGTCCCAGCAGAACTCAACACTTCacatttgtctctctctctctgagctgTGAGAACAAGAGTAACTCTGATGGATGGACAGTCAGAAGATACACAGACAGTCGGGGGCTGGAAGATTGTTCATCATCAGTGTTTGGATCACAAACAGAATCTACATGTACAATCAGCTCCACCAGAATATCACACACTGGAGTGTACTGGTGTCAGTCTGAATCTGGAGCAAAGTCTCATCCTGTTAATATCTCTGTGCACTGTGAgtctgtgtttctgtatttaatcatttcacTGACAGTTTACAATCAGTGCATGAAGAAAGTTAACAAGAGCAGGAAGAATTAGTTTGGCCAGTAAACAACCAGCCAGACCATCATAGTAATACACTTAAAACACTCAGAAAACAGTGGGTAGTGgaaaatataaaagtcttttttttttttttttttgtcttgtttttattatgttaacATTTTATTGCATGTTTCCTGTGTTTCTGTAGCTGGTGTGATTCTGGAGAGTCCTGTTCATCCTGTGACTGAAGGAGATAATCTGACTCTACACTGTTTAGATAAACATACAAACCCATCAATCCTCAGAGCTGATTTCTATAAAGATGGATCACTCATCCAGAATCAAACTACAGAGATGATCATCCCTACTGTCTCAAAGTCACATGAGGGTTTCTACTACTGCAAACACCCAGAGAGAGGAGAGTCGCCCAAGAGCTGGATCTCAGTCAGAGGTGACAGTAAGATCTATAAACACTATTGAAATGTTCCTGTACAATTTACAGCactaatctaaatgtaaaaatacatgtaCCTCAGTTTCTCCAGCCTCAGGATCTGATGGTCTCAAACAACCTGTGATAATTGGAGTGACTGCAGGACTGACTGTTGTATTTTTGATCGTTGTCTTCTTGGTCCTGCTGTGGCACTACAGAAACAACAAAGGTTCATTATCTGACATATTAAAATTCAGCAACACATTTTCAGACACTAGATCTGTTTCTAAACCTTCTGAGCTTCAACCCTACATCAGTCTAAGCTGGTTTTCTGGACTTatctggtctcccagcctggtaAAGCTGGTGTGTTTGCTGGTTGTAAAGGATTTTTGGGCAATTTTCAGCTTTTCAGGCTGGGAGACCATCTTAAATTAAGCTTGTTACTTCAGTTATGAAAAGTATTGATGAAAATATTTGTCATCTATATTGAAGTCATTGAAACTCATCGAAGTGAGTCCTCCATCTTGTCCAGTAGTtgtttgatataaaaaattactGCATGTAAATCCCTCCAAATTATTCTGCCCATGAAGACAGCAAACAGTGAGGCAGATTAATGTTTTGGAACAGAACCATAATgtgataaataaatcaaaacaggTCACTAAACACTTTTTCATTCTCAAACATGTATGTATGAAAAAGATGAAAAGTCAGTTTTCCTcaaaacatttacacaaacattttatgtttGACTAGGTGGAAGATCTGAGTCTCCCTCTGCTGTCAGTCAACAGCAGAACATCAGTCAGACATCAGAGCAGAACCAGAGTGAAGACGGATACAAGACACTGCTGTCTGGTCAGTCTTTACTCATTACccattaataaatctttaaaagacACAGAAATAAAGTTTAACTAACATATTTCACATCTAAAAAATATTACACTCCTCTAAATTTTAACATGATAATTAGTGTCTtacatatacatgtatttatttcagCTTGATGTCATTTGGTTTTATCAAAAACTGcatagcaaaatatattttactttagaaTATTAATAGcacatgaaatattatttctggtgctttatttttttaagtttatgtGAACATGACATCAATATTTTTCTGTGGAATTGAATTAAGATGAATGACaaaaaatctttgaaaaatgtatatattattggaaattaattcatgtattaatttattacaggAACTGCACACGTCTATGACTCAGTTGACACAACTATTAATAGAGACAGAAGCACAGGTAACTAATgatgttatttaaagtaatttatgTCATTATGATGAGTTCAGTAGCTCTTCTCTAAAGAAACTGGAAATCAAATCCATCTTTTTTGTATCGCTGTGATTTTTGCAAAGGAAATCAAGTTCATCCAGGTGTCTTATTTCTTTCTGTTGTTCATTGTAGACGGTGAAAGTGGACCGACTGAGATCACATATGCTGAGATTGAACTCAAATCTACAAACaaacagaagaaagagaaagaaaacaaaggtAAACCGACACAAAAGTCTCTGCTCTCTTTTAgcatgttataatgttatatttcatATCACTGTTGGATGTACAGTAAGCACTCGtgatatgaactgttttcatcTTCTAGTCAAAAACACTGAGAGTTGTGACGGCCTGTACTCTGAACTGAAGCTGGAAACAGATCAAGGTGAGCGTCAAACTAAAAACATCAACCACAATTCACAAGAAACCACTGAAAACTTCATCTACATGTATTATTGAGTGAAATGAAATTCTTTATATAAAAACTAGAAATGTGCATTTTGAATTCATTCATATATTTCCAGGTGCTGGATCTAGTGAAGTTACGTATGCTCAGGTTAAATAAAGATGCCTGGAGTAGAAACTTCAATCCCAGGATACTGATGAGTTTACTGCAGCTTGAGAAGTGAATGACCAGGATCATCAAGGCAATAGATTTAGCAGAACTCACTGTAATATTAGCAATCCTAAATGTGCTTCAGAGACAATGcttgttaatatttgaaaaGCAATGAGAAATTATTAGCTTTTATTATTCATTAGGTAAAAGTCATTATTGTTTAGTACTGCACAGTGTATATTTATGTTGGTTAATATCAGCAGCTGATCATTTGATAACTGAGCGAACAGAATATTTAGTGAAAGGATATTTCTTTTGACTGTTGAGTAAGTGACCgagtttccttttttttatttctgtcttCTTGACTTTAACTGTATGTGTATAGGTTCCCATGGTCATGGAAATATCACAGAatgttaaaattgtgatttccaggtctggaaaacttgtctttaaatgtaaatgtatagtgaaactacttttttactttttttctttctttttcctaTTCTAGCTATGCTCAAAATATTTCATTGGCTAGAAATAGCTCTTAGAAAAAACCTTATCCAGcaatcacaaacaaacaaacaaaaacaaaaaaaaaaacaaaaaaaaaagagagagagaattgtAAAGCCATATAGTCAAAGGTTATAGCTTGCTTGTTTGAAAAAGGatatttatgtcttttttttttttttttttttttaacttttgagTATATTAGAAATTTGTTCTCAGTTTTatatacactgctgttcaaaagttttgggtcagtaagattattattattatttttttgaaaatactcTTTACTGAGCAAGGACGCATATGGGGTTAAATTCCCACCAATAGTATTACGGTCACGGATCAAAAAATAAGCGTgaatcaaaaatttaaaaacacatgtaaaaatatatagcacaaacttaaaaaaaaaaaaaaaaagtgtaaaatgaTCAGAATGGCAAAGAACGTGATCAcggatcaaaatataataagcgtatttttgctcatattttactcttttgtacgcttgtgctgtttttctctttgctcTTGCTTTTCCAAATGTTGCGGTTCGAGTTTCATGTAAATTAGGCCGGGCTTAAGCGTCACCATTGGTCCACTAGTTGTAGATTGACAGCTCCTCCTCTAGCCAATCAATCAAAGAGAGGGAGATGACATCACTTTAATGCGACTCATAGCTACTGATTCTCGCACTCATACGGGGAAGATAACCGTCACAGCTGGCAATTTCCGAGCTGGGGTAAAATCTTTCTGTGGCAGGACACCATCATATTGTATGTGTGTCTGCAACTCGACCTGTCACCGGTATATACGTCTACCTGTAATCTTTTATTGTTAAATTCACCATCCTAACGACAACCTGTCACAGTTGTGCCTGTCTGACGATACATCACTGTTATATTCACCTTTAATGCACTTACCACTGGACCTGGCACCGCGAAACGCAACTGCCGCTATGCAGCGGCCTCACAATGTCACTCTTATGTGTGCCTGGCTTgtctatacatttatattacagttagatatttttagtattcctgcaataataataatatgcttgCTTGTTGCCTCTTCAATTCCTGTCTTTTGCACAAGAGAATATAACATATGAAGCCTACCTTACTAATATATTTGCTCGTGAATTACAGTTAAAGTAAGATATGTCATCGCAATAATTGTTTAGATCATTGTATATTGCTCGTAATTGTAAACTGTCTGCATATTTTGTCATGTGTTGTTTTCCTGTAAACAGATTTATAGATTTTGTCTTCCATGTACAGTATGTCATTGACAAGAGTGTTGGTTTATGAATTATATCACATTTTAGCACCgagattataaaattataaagttAAGCAATAGCCTATATTAGAGTGATtgcaaatgtttattgagctgtTGCATAAATCAATAAGCAATAAGTTAATTTTGAGTGTGTTTTGCAGTATTTTGATGAAAGGAGtatcaaacaaagccacagcttTCATTAATGAATTCCCTATTTGAATGAGACGTTTAAATGAAAGACTCACTCGTAAAGACAGtaacttgccgccacctactggctaCTATTTCTATAACATGGATGGGCAATGTCAGTCCTGGagtgcagagtttagcttcaaccctaatcaaacacaccttaaGCAGCTAATCAGTGTCTTCAGGATTATTAATACTACAGACgagtgaggttttttttttttttttttaatcggggttggagctaaactctgcaggacagcggcactCCAGAACTTATAGTTTTGTGCAATTATGTAGTTAcgtaaataaacacaataagtgtttgaataaatcactgCATATCAAATCCATCTGGTTTCTGTAACCATCTCCTCTGTAACACTATCGTAGTCAATGCAGAAATTATACATTCAGTCTTAGAATTAATTTACCTGAGGGCTGTTTCATAAAAGACGCTAAGAAAAGCGAGGATTAAACTCCAACACCTGACTTGAATGAACCTAACAAATAAGTTGGGGCTAAAGCGGTTTCATAAAAGGTCATTGAAGTTCACGCAGTCCCGCTAATTTGATCCAGGTTTACCTAGTCAAGATGACTGCGCATACACGCTTTTCTTAACCAGCCCTAGAGGTCGATCATGGATCAAATCGATCCACCATAGGAAACAGCATACATCTTGTGCTATTTTATGCGTTGGAGACATGGTGTTTtcctcagtgcataacttacatttctatcatgacaactctcgaaGTGGATTAAATTCAACCAGCATTTATTGGCATGGGGCATGAAGTATACATGGCTTGATTTTGGCGTACGAGATCTGCTACgtcgctgctgctgctgagcaaATACAAATTTGTTCAGCATAGTCGAAGAAAACAACAAGGAAAAGGCTGCTGCAAGAATGGTAGAACCCCTGTAGCAGATTTCTACAGATGGCGCTGGGGAGAAGGAGGGATAACAGCGCTTCACATTGCGCATCTTGTCGATCGCAGGCTAGGGTACGATATATATGGTTGCGTAGATTTGGAAttacttctgattggctggtgcCATGGCATAGAAAGAACCAATCAGCGCTCggttagagtttcatgactgaactttgtatttcaatcatgacaaatTAAATTCAACCAGCATTTATTGGCATGGGGCATGAAGTATACATGGCTTGATTTTGGCGTACGAGATCTGCTACGTCGCTGCGGCTgatgctactgctgctgctgagcaAATACACATTTGTTCAGCTTAGTCGAAGAAAACAACAAGGCTGCTGCAAGAATGGTAGAACCCCCTCAAAGCAGTGGACCGCATGGTCCGTGCTACCCAAATTAAGAAAGCGGCCAAGTAGCTTCGGCCTGATACCCCCCACCCAGCAGATCTGAACGCCAAAATATGTGTACTGCTGCTGCTCCGTAGAGCTATAGGCGCGTGTATGACTATCTATGTGCGCCTGGGCCTGCTTTTCCGAGTGGCTTAACAATATTGAGCTTACCTATAAATGTGCATCTGACCTAGTGGCCTAAACTAGAATGATACTGAGCCAGAGCTCATACGCATAAATAACATGCCTATAGAATGTGATTGGTTTTATCTAATGCAGTGTATGGTAGGCTGGTTTTTGATGGTGACCTCTCCGGAACATTTGTCCCCGGTCCCCTGCATCAAACTCAAATCTCGCAGCCGAGATCCTCCCCTCCACTAGCTGAGGATTCGGATACTGTAAAATGCTGCACACACGTCGTTGCTAACCTCCGCAAATAATCAAATTGAAAATTGTATCTGACTAAAAAAATATACCCGGATGCCCAGCGCCACCTGATAATTTAAATCAGAGATGTTTCTTGTCCTTTCAAGGTCTTTGGAATTAGGTCTGATGTAGCATTTGTGGGCTGCCGAATTCCAGCGGCCCATTTCTTTAAGGGTAGTGGATAGTACTCTTGGAATGCTGACATTGCTGCGCCGATTCTGGATGAGTGGTAAGTGTAGACTTCTAGGTTTAAGCCCCGTGGATGGCATGGGTGTTTTAACGAACCAGGCCCTGGTCATCAGTTTCCATCAGCTGTAAGGAAGCAGTGGATCTGAGGAGCTGCATTCTCCGAATTTGCAGGAATCGTGATGTGAAAGAAGAGCAAAACACGGAATTAATGCTGGATAATAAAGTGTGACCTTGTTAAATCTGCTGTTTGAGTGCTTAAATGTAAGagaactattttatttatttatattatacaacCTGTGAGAACTGCCTCTAGAAAAGTATGGAATGTGGATCAAGAGCTTTCCTTCTGAAGTGGTGAAACGTAGCGCAGAGGTGTAGGAATAGCTTTGGTTGTTGGGTATGTCTTCACTTTGCTGTTCAGTAGATGGTTGGGGTACTTGAAGAGGCTTGGTGCGCTGGGGTCCGGTGTCAGCAACAGGGATGAAACTGTGAATTGAagaagcagatttttttttttttttaaactggtaGTTTGCTTAAGCTTGGCTCTAATGCCTTTAAGACTATGTATGCCTGCTACACACCAAATGCTTAACATCGAACGCCTAAACCTAATGGCTAGATTACGTGTGCATGTGTCAAAAGGCACGAATGTGTCCGAATAGAACGTGCATAAGTGCTTTAACAAGATGGACGCATTGCAAGCTAAGAGATGGAAAATTATCTCCCACACCACCTGAGCAAATAGTATAAAGATTTAGCATCCTTTTATCAATGGAAAACCTGTATAGTCCCATTGAAAGCTTATGTCATTAGAACAGAGATAATGGAGCAATATTCTAACACGCTTCGGCTGAACCAGCCCGAACACACTAGGTTAACTGAAATCAGCCTtggagtgtgttgaaagttgagCAAATGATAAGTTCCGTTGAAGGTGTATATGCAAGAAGCCCATTACTTTGAACATCCTCATGTACTATGTTTAGTCgctatacatacatatatatagattTGATTATATAAATGCTTGTATTTACCCCTACGTCAATGCAAGACTGAACACCCTCTTAACGAAAGGCATTGTTTGATGTTTGTGGAAGGCTAAGCAGTAGAGTGATTGCCCAGCCCCGCATCCAGAAATTCCCCAGAATTTAGTGAGGGTGCTCTAAGCAGATACTACTGTGTAGCAAGCCCTCCACCAATAGATACCAAGACTGTGGAACTATTTCGATTTAGTCAGTTTAATCGTATTTAGTATGGaactcaatattttaaaaatatatttctattatATCTATTAGTCTGAGTTTGCATGCCATACCATATCGCTATCCCGTACAgtagtaaataaatacaatttgagAGTCAGAGGTGACGAGCACCAAACCAGAATATGGCAGACTCAATGATGTAATAACATCTACTCCCTCAACATGAACAGTCCCCCTAAAATATGATGTTTGCGTGGTTCCTTCAAGATGCATACATGACTTAATAGTTTATTATTCAATCGTTATCCTATTATTCATtatcataatttattatttaatgccATAAGCAACAATGGCTATTCATAGCAGTATTTAAATTCTCATACAAATCATTTCATTACCAAGAATTCTTCCAGAAAGACTAAACTGtccattaagatatttctgaacaAAAATGTTGTCTGATGCCATTTGACGGACTTAACGCAGTCTATGCCACCCGCTGTCTGGGAGAGTGCATAACATCATGCACTCAGCACATCACCTGTTCCACCTGCTGCCCTCAGGGAGATGATACCGGGCCATGTAAACCGGAACCACCTGGCTGGCCTGCAGCTTTTAACCCACTGTAATGAACTGTAGACGAATATCTTCAAATTTACATCCGGCCCATCACATTCACCACACTTCCTATGTAAACGCAGTAGCTGGGACTGGAGTACCTGTTGCAGTATATGTTATCTCGTTATTTAGAACAATGACATAAGAACTTGGattaaaattacataatataaaa contains:
- the LOC127508707 gene encoding Fc receptor-like protein 5, with product MELSQLPLVLLLISNIHSGHTKDPPKPTLTVEPQSSVFTGDSVTLRCDIYDDGVTSWRYSWYKGSSFSFFSELQEHTFRSVSKSDAGKYSCYGAEIEGSRRSSHFSNEVTLTVSDPRAVLSVSPQKWLTEGDPVTLICEVNGSSTGWTFSWFTQTVTGSSDLRVRYELLSDSSRRSGGKYTVSSAALNHTGVYVCRAEREKTAYKTKYSNKQLLWVTGVSPPVSLIISPSRTQHFTFVSLSLSCENKSNSDGWTVRRYTDSRGLEDCSSSVFGSQTESTCTISSTRISHTGVYWCQSESGAKSHPVNISVHSGVILESPVHPVTEGDNLTLHCLDKHTNPSILRADFYKDGSLIQNQTTEMIIPTVSKSHEGFYYCKHPERGESPKSWISVRVSPASGSDGLKQPVIIGVTAGLTVVFLIVVFLVLLWHYRNNKGGRSESPSAVSQQQNISQTSEQNQSEDGYKTLLSGTAHVYDSVDTTINRDRSTDGESGPTEITYAEIELKSTNKQKKEKENKVKNTESCDGLYSELKLETDQGAGSSEVTYAQVK